A single Montipora foliosa isolate CH-2021 chromosome 7, ASM3666993v2, whole genome shotgun sequence DNA region contains:
- the LOC138011042 gene encoding uncharacterized protein has translation MPGKCLFNERWFENSSYKLWLERDTDKYKAKCKVCMKTFDVSNMGESALSSHEKGKKHINLMEKQRSGTTVDIRNLLTNSPSTVSQPATGSNNSRSTTSLASNGGSTSASSSLTGLSDFVTRNDTLAAEIWWALKVNSSHYSYKSCEDISFLVQQMFPDSNIAKKFTCGEKKASYLTCFGIAPHFKSLLKEKVKSADGYVLLFDESLNHELQKKQMDFHVRMWNHDKVETRYFASEFLGHASAEDMLDKFHSCKEDLSFGNLIQLSMDGPNVNWKFYQMVEDELKNDYSCTLLNTGSCGIHIVHGAFKDGCEAAGWTVQKTLGSLYWLFKDSPARRDDYSKVTGSSVFPLKFCQHRWLENVAVAERALEVWPDIVTFVNAVKEKKVKDPKTKSYEIIKSSCSDPLMPAKIAFFASVAKQITPFLTAFQTDKPMLPFMGNSLCTLLKSLMGRFIKNELMAEATSVLKILNMKPTDKEQQVDYHKVDVGFVAQKMLREKSSNLSERQVLEFRVGCKDFLAKTVAKLFDKTPINYRLVRSMSCLDPRLMASEKESCEKKMKRILEILVEARRLKSAECDEVMYQFSQFLDYCSDNPDFEKFDPNEPTSRVDTLLYEHMAGDKQLAKVWQVVKLLLLMSHGQATVERGFSVNKQVAVENLSERSFIAQRIVHDHIESVGGLANVKISKPLLVSSAGARQKYLSHLEEQKRIKVSQEKMLKRKSTMEEIDLLKKKKKQFETDVEGLIKTADEFADKAENSRQLTWITKSNSLRRTAKDKMVQLKEIEKQLDGKLQQLRND, from the coding sequence ATGCCTGGGAAATGCTTATTTAATGAACGTTGGTTTGAAAACTCTTCCTATAAATTATGGTTGGAACGTGACACGGACAAGTATAAAGCGAAGTGCAAAGTTTGCATGAAAACATTTGATGTGTCAAACATGGGCGAGTCGGCGTTGTCAAGCCATGAGAAGGGAAAGAAGCACATTAATCTTATGGAAAAGCAACGAAGTGGCACAACCGTTGACATAAGAAACCTTTTGACGAACAGCCCTTCCACTGTTTCTCAACCGGCAACTGGAAGCAACAACTCTAGATCAACCACATCCTTAGCGAGTAATGGCGGGAGTACATCGGCCTCGAGTTCATTAACAGGTTTGTCAGACTTCGTGACAAGGAATGACACTTTGGCTGCTGAAATTTGGTGGGCACTGAAGGTAAATAGCAGTCATTATTCTTATAAATCTTGCGAAGATATCAGCTTTTTGgttcagcaaatgtttcccgACAGCAACATTGCTAAAAAATTTACATGTGGGGAAAAGAAGGCCAGTTATCTTACTTGTTTTGGCATTGCACCACATTTCAAAAGTCTTCTTAAGGAAAAAGTGAAATCTGCAGATGGTTATGTACTTTTGTTTGATGAGAGCTTGAATCATGAACTGCAAAAGAAGCAGATGGATTTTCATGTTCGCATGTGGAATCATGATAAAGTTGAAACTCGTTACTTTGCTTCAGAATTTCTTGGGCATGCCAGTGCAGAGGACATGCTCGATAAGTTTCATTCCTGCAAAGAGGACTTAAGCTTTGGAAATTTGATCCAACTCTCCATGGATGGGCCCAATGTAAATTGGAAATTTTATCAAATGGTAGAGGACGAATTAAAGAATGATTACAGCTGTACTCTCCTTAACACTGGCAGTTGTGGGATACATATCGTGCATGGAGCTTTCAAAGATGGTTGTGAAGCAGCTGGATGGACAGTGCAGAAAACCCTTGGGAGCCTTTACTGGTTGTTTAAAGATAGTCCAGCTAGAAGGGATGACTACAGTAAAGTAACAGGTAGCAGTGTATTCCCCCTGAAATTCTGCCAACACAGATGGCTGGAAAATGTTGCAGTTGCAGAGAGAGCACTTGAAGTATGGCCTGATATTGTCACATTTGTTAATGctgtgaaagaaaagaaagttaaagatccaaaaacaaaatcttaTGAGATCATCAAAAGTAGTTGCAGTGATCCCCTGATGCCTGCAAAAATTGCCTTTTTTGCATCAGTGGCAAAACAGATAACACCTTTCCTCACAGCATTTCAAACAGACAAACCTATGTTGCCATTTATGGGCAATAGCTTGTGCACTTTGTTGAAATCATTGATGGGCAGGTTTATCAAGAATGAACTTATGGCTGAGGCAACATCTGTTCTAAAGATCCTTAATATGAAACCTACTGATAAAGAACAGCAGGTAGACTACCACAAAGTTGATGTTGGCTTTGTGGCACAAAAGATGCTGAGGGAGAAGTCAAGCAATTTAAGTGAGAGGCAAGTGCTTGAATTCAGAGTAGGATGTAAAGATTTTCTTGCAAAAACAGTTGCCAAACTGTTTGACAAAACACCAATTAACTATCGACTGGTAAGAAGCATGTCATGTTTGGATCCAAGGCTAATGGCATCAGAGAAAGAgtcatgtgaaaaaaaaatgaagagaatTCTTGAAATTCTTGTGGAAGCCCGTAGATTGAAGAGTGCTGAGTGTGATGAAGTGATGTATCAGTTTAGCCAGTTCCTTGATTACTGTTCAGATAATcctgattttgaaaaatttgacccAAACGAGCCCACTTCAAGAGTTGACACACTTTTGTACGAACACATGGCAGGTGATAAGCAACTGGCTAAAGTGTGGCAAGTGGTTAAGTTACTGCTGCTTATGTCTCATGGTCAAGCCACAGTTGAAAGGGGCTTTTCTGTAAACAAACAGGTTGCAGTTGAGAACCTTTCAGAAAGATCTTTCATTGCTCAGAGGATTGTTCATGATCATATTGAATCAGTTGGAGGCCTGGCCAATGTTAAAATCTCAAAACCGCTTCTGGTGTCATCTGCTGGAGCTCGACAAAAGTATCTTTCTCATCTAGAAGAGCAGAAAAGAATTAAAGTGTCCCAGGAAAAAATGTTGAAGAGAAAATCAACAATGGAGGAGATTGAtttacttaaaaagaaaaagaagcagtTTGAAACTGATGTGGAGGGTCTTATTAAGACTGCTGATGAATTTGCAGATAAAGCTGAAAATTCACGACAGCTTACTTGGATTACAAAATCAAACAGCTTACGACGAACTGCCAAAGACAAAATGGTACAGTTAAAAGAAATCGAAAAACAACTTGATGGAAAGCTCCAACAACTCAGGAATGATTGA